The proteins below come from a single Acidobacteriota bacterium genomic window:
- a CDS encoding replication protein RepA has protein sequence MRPLSDVLLTEDRRRLSRRLQRLPAPRQGGLERHDHVEVAFMARLLTLCALPRRDRGDERQYMRRNGPYTMIVTATGRSGLPFGTLPRLLLAWICTEVVRTQAARLRLGATLAEFMRELGITSRSGGVRGDRTRLRDQIERLFNASIRLSYEGEGVTRSVASMIADRSELWWKVESHDTPSRWVSTVRLGSGFFAEILRRPVPVDMATLRALRRCALGLDLYLWLTYATFRLDRPRRITWPALYRQFADQPSELYDKNEVQMFRRRALRELRKIKRTWPALNYSVEAGQRGHKSRAGALVLGPTAPKIPARRSRVAR, from the coding sequence ATGAGACCGCTGTCAGACGTGCTGCTGACGGAAGACCGCCGCAGGCTCTCTAGGAGGCTTCAGCGGTTGCCGGCGCCCCGACAAGGGGGGCTAGAGCGGCACGACCACGTCGAAGTGGCCTTCATGGCGCGACTGTTGACGCTCTGTGCGCTTCCCCGCCGAGATCGAGGCGACGAGCGGCAGTACATGCGAAGAAACGGGCCGTACACGATGATCGTGACGGCAACCGGACGATCCGGCCTCCCGTTCGGAACGCTCCCGCGCCTACTGCTGGCGTGGATCTGCACCGAAGTCGTGAGGACTCAGGCCGCGAGACTCCGGCTGGGCGCAACGCTCGCGGAGTTCATGCGCGAGTTGGGAATCACGAGCAGGAGCGGCGGCGTTCGCGGGGATCGGACGCGGCTCCGGGATCAGATCGAGCGGCTCTTCAACGCGTCGATCCGGCTGAGCTATGAGGGGGAAGGCGTCACGCGAAGCGTGGCGTCGATGATCGCGGACCGATCGGAGCTGTGGTGGAAGGTAGAATCGCACGACACACCGAGCAGGTGGGTGAGCACGGTTCGCTTAGGGAGCGGCTTCTTCGCGGAGATTCTCCGCCGACCAGTTCCGGTGGACATGGCGACGCTCAGAGCGCTCCGGCGCTGTGCACTGGGACTCGACCTCTACCTCTGGCTGACCTACGCGACGTTCAGATTGGACCGGCCGCGGCGGATCACCTGGCCGGCGCTGTATCGCCAGTTCGCGGATCAACCGAGCGAGCTCTACGACAAGAACGAAGTGCAGATGTTCCGTCGGCGAGCGCTGCGCGAGCTACGGAAGATCAAGAGGACCTGGCCGGCGCTGAACTACAGCGTGGAAGCTGGCCAACGAGGGCACAAGAGCCGGGCGGGAGCCCTGGTGTTGGGACCAACGGCACCCAAGATCCCGGCGCGGCGGAGTCGCGTCGCTCGCTAG
- a CDS encoding AlpA family phage regulatory protein, translated as MEKRLLRRDEVMDLLQISEATLYRWQREGLIPQPVALGPRSKRWPVDEIEAFIAGKRSKKDGPRAK; from the coding sequence ATGGAAAAACGACTCCTCCGACGGGACGAAGTAATGGACCTACTACAGATCTCAGAGGCGACCTTGTATCGCTGGCAACGGGAAGGGCTAATCCCACAACCTGTTGCTCTGGGGCCTCGGTCGAAGCGATGGCCAGTCGACGAGATCGAAGCGTTCATCGCTGGCAAGCGGAGCAAGAAGGACGGTCCTCGCGCGAAGTGA
- a CDS encoding CPBP family intramembrane metalloprotease, giving the protein MSEEIGSTQGVLSSGPTGEAAAARPWWSRLLAAVAIAFAVLLLLYFPDRTDGSGALLGGLSALIAAMLGLAALAQCRPMPQRTSAEHLRLAALSLGLGVAFGVANLGANYGMATADSAIYEQMVARWSEFSPLSVVVKGPIMEEIVFRLGLLSGLAWLTARFTDNSRTIFHVALGVSALTFGIAHIFYGGVAGPMYMTGMAVKSSIAGLLLGWMFWRWGLPYAIVCHSAANGIHLLLEPFLF; this is encoded by the coding sequence ATGAGCGAAGAGATCGGAAGCACGCAGGGCGTCCTGTCCTCGGGACCGACGGGCGAGGCGGCCGCGGCCCGGCCCTGGTGGTCGAGGCTCCTCGCCGCTGTCGCGATCGCGTTCGCCGTGTTGCTGCTCTTGTACTTCCCCGACCGAACCGACGGTAGCGGGGCCCTACTTGGCGGGCTTTCGGCGCTCATCGCGGCAATGCTGGGTCTGGCGGCGTTAGCTCAGTGCCGGCCAATGCCTCAACGTACCTCGGCCGAGCATCTCCGGCTCGCGGCTCTGTCGCTCGGTCTGGGCGTCGCTTTCGGCGTTGCGAATCTGGGTGCCAACTACGGCATGGCAACAGCGGATTCGGCCATCTACGAGCAGATGGTCGCGCGTTGGTCTGAGTTCTCTCCTCTGTCAGTTGTCGTCAAGGGGCCGATCATGGAGGAGATTGTCTTCCGGCTCGGCCTGCTGAGTGGTCTGGCTTGGCTCACCGCTCGCTTCACAGACAATTCCCGCACGATCTTCCATGTGGCCTTGGGTGTGTCGGCGTTGACGTTCGGCATCGCGCACATCTTCTACGGCGGCGTAGCGGGGCCGATGTACATGACGGGCATGGCCGTGAAGAGCAGCATCGCGGGCCTCCTGCTCGGCTGGATGTTCTGGCGATGGGGCCTCCCTTACGCGATCGTCTGCCACAGCGCGGCAAACGGGATCCACCTCCTGCTGGAGCCATTCCTCTTCTGA
- a CDS encoding type II toxin-antitoxin system VapC family toxin — translation MAPFVLDASVAAAWLLDDEDEALSNAALAQLETEEALVPQLWHVEVRSALLAAERSGRIRSDEVDERLRSLGDLPVRTDTDPRLGAALALARTHGLSMYDAMYLELAQRLNAPLATLDKALTRTSDATGHMPDWSP, via the coding sequence GTGGCACCCTTCGTACTCGACGCGTCGGTGGCGGCGGCATGGCTCCTGGACGACGAAGACGAGGCGCTTTCGAACGCGGCGTTGGCGCAGCTTGAGACCGAAGAGGCACTGGTTCCGCAGTTATGGCACGTCGAAGTGCGAAGCGCCCTGCTCGCCGCGGAACGAAGTGGACGGATACGCTCCGACGAGGTCGACGAACGCCTCCGCAGCCTGGGAGACCTGCCGGTTCGCACAGATACCGACCCGCGCCTTGGGGCGGCGCTCGCTCTGGCCAGGACGCACGGTCTGTCGATGTACGACGCGATGTACCTGGAGTTGGCCCAACGGCTGAACGCGCCTCTAGCGACGCTGGACAAGGCGCTGACGCGCACGTCCGATGCCACCGGCCACATGCCCGACTGGAGCCCATAA
- a CDS encoding AAA family ATPase, with product MRIQRVQVEEGFLDGLDVSFASGLNVVIGARGTGKTSLVELIRFCLAVPGYTGESQKRSLDHALSVLGSGQVTVTLSDGDREVLVTRTAAEDEPRASAPFATPIVFSQTEIETVGLRQEGRVRLLDSFNGSPSDSETSEAAAQSEVRSLTAEVRAQRREIDDLAERVREIPAVDRQIASLAPQEQEVAKTSTAAKKKKDLLDGVSVKIADLAARVVSTERFHEGLMRWKTSLSSALAAEPVVESASASAGPDLLASCRASVEQAKAHMKEALRELGEAVGESEAVLRSAEEDKITVESQARELRQEVEALREGAGTIIRQGQQLRERRAQLESLKKILADGQKGLESPLAMRDVALESLDSIREERFKRRSSVAERLNEILGPQIRVRVSRAGQFHAFASAIANALRGSGLRYNELSTTLAQSVSPRELLEAVDSNDDDLIAEAAGITKARAGRVLSWLRECDLGVIGTAAVDDTVALELLDGRAYKGIHDLSTGQRCTVVLPLVLQHTGRVLLIDQPEDHIDNAFIADTLIISVLARSLDSQIIVTTHNANIPVLGNADRVIQLGSDGRRGFSLLASGLDDPEVVNAITTVMEGGAEAFRRRARFYRRHVK from the coding sequence ATGCGAATACAGCGTGTACAGGTAGAGGAAGGTTTCCTAGACGGTCTCGACGTGTCGTTCGCGTCGGGGCTAAACGTCGTTATCGGTGCGCGCGGTACTGGAAAGACGTCTCTCGTTGAGCTCATTCGGTTCTGTTTGGCTGTACCGGGATACACAGGGGAGTCGCAGAAGAGGAGCTTGGATCATGCTCTGTCGGTTCTAGGGAGCGGACAAGTGACCGTCACGCTATCCGATGGCGACAGAGAGGTTCTTGTGACACGCACTGCTGCCGAAGATGAACCTCGCGCCTCAGCGCCATTCGCTACCCCAATCGTGTTCTCGCAGACAGAGATAGAAACGGTTGGCCTTCGGCAGGAGGGGCGAGTCAGGCTACTGGACAGCTTCAACGGCAGTCCGAGCGACTCCGAGACTAGTGAGGCGGCTGCACAGTCCGAGGTGCGTTCGCTAACGGCTGAGGTCCGGGCGCAGCGGCGTGAGATAGACGACCTAGCCGAACGCGTCAGGGAGATACCAGCTGTTGATAGGCAGATCGCTTCCTTGGCGCCTCAGGAGCAGGAAGTGGCAAAGACCTCTACGGCGGCGAAGAAGAAAAAGGACCTCCTCGACGGCGTGTCAGTGAAGATTGCCGATCTTGCAGCCCGCGTCGTATCGACCGAGCGGTTCCACGAGGGCCTGATGCGGTGGAAGACCTCTCTCTCGTCGGCCTTGGCGGCCGAGCCGGTAGTCGAGTCCGCTTCTGCGTCGGCTGGCCCTGATTTACTGGCGAGTTGCCGCGCAAGCGTTGAGCAGGCGAAGGCGCACATGAAGGAGGCACTCCGGGAGCTTGGGGAAGCGGTGGGCGAGTCGGAGGCGGTCCTTCGTTCAGCGGAGGAAGACAAGATTACGGTTGAGAGCCAGGCTAGAGAGTTGCGGCAGGAGGTCGAAGCCCTGCGGGAAGGGGCGGGGACAATCATTCGGCAGGGGCAGCAGCTTCGGGAGCGAAGGGCGCAGTTAGAGTCGCTCAAGAAGATCCTGGCCGACGGGCAGAAGGGGCTGGAATCGCCGCTGGCTATGCGCGACGTCGCGCTGGAGTCCCTGGACTCCATCAGGGAGGAGAGGTTCAAGCGGCGCTCGTCTGTAGCAGAGAGACTCAACGAGATTCTCGGTCCCCAGATCCGGGTCAGAGTCTCCCGCGCCGGCCAGTTCCACGCTTTCGCTTCCGCGATAGCGAACGCGCTGCGTGGGAGTGGACTCCGCTACAACGAGTTGTCTACCACTTTGGCCCAGAGCGTGAGCCCGCGCGAGCTGCTCGAGGCCGTCGACTCGAATGATGACGACCTCATTGCCGAGGCAGCCGGAATCACCAAAGCTCGGGCTGGCCGAGTGCTAAGTTGGTTACGCGAGTGCGACCTAGGCGTAATCGGTACTGCTGCGGTAGACGACACTGTTGCATTGGAGCTACTTGACGGGAGGGCGTACAAGGGAATTCACGACCTATCCACCGGGCAACGGTGCACTGTCGTCCTGCCGCTAGTCCTTCAGCATACCGGGCGGGTCCTGCTTATTGACCAACCCGAAGATCACATCGACAACGCGTTCATCGCAGATACGCTGATCATCTCCGTCTTAGCGAGGAGCCTGGACAGTCAGATCATCGTGACGACTCACAACGCGAACATCCCGGTACTCGGAAATGCGGACCGTGTGATACAGCTTGGCTCGGACGGCCGGCGCGGCTTCTCGCTACTGGCTTCCGGCTTGGATGACCCGGAAGTTGTCAATGCGATAACGACGGTGATGGAAGGTGGTGCCGAGGCTTTCAGGAGACGCGCTAGATTCTATCGTCGTCATGTGAAGTAG
- a CDS encoding DNA methyltransferase, which produces MARWDDASVDLIYLDPPFNSNASYNLLYARDSAGGAQTRAFADTWSWDAAAGERLARFEGATARPAHRAILGLAKILGPSGMLAYLTYMAERLEHMHRLLKPSGSLYLHCDPTASHYLKVLCDAVFGTDNFRNEITWRRSNPKSLIKINFPNCRDTILRYSRTADCCFNMVYGEHDPEYVKRAYRHRDARGRYRLLPLLNPNDDRPNLTYEFLGVTRVWRWTRERMQAAYDDGIVVQTKPGAVPQYKKYLHKSRGRTVTNDWHDIRPVAGKEELGYPTQKPRALLERIIAASSNEGDFVLDPFCGCGTTVDAARRLKRRWCGIDISAFAIDLVKDRRLRDPTIPTLGIPADLASARKLAAEQPFAFESWAVTRLPGFAPNDRQRSDGGVDGRATLAVAPDDVDSRLALAQVKGGRSFKVSHFRDFRHVMERERAALGCFVTLEPAPARPRADAKTAGRVHVAGRPYDRLHLWSMADYFDGRWPTLPIMTDPYSGRPLHQTELF; this is translated from the coding sequence ATGGCACGCTGGGACGATGCTTCGGTCGACCTGATCTACCTCGACCCACCCTTCAACTCCAACGCCAGCTACAACCTGCTCTACGCGCGGGACAGTGCCGGCGGTGCCCAAACACGAGCGTTCGCGGACACGTGGTCCTGGGACGCAGCCGCAGGTGAGCGGCTAGCACGTTTCGAGGGGGCGACCGCGCGACCGGCGCACCGAGCCATCCTTGGCCTAGCCAAGATTCTCGGGCCGTCAGGGATGCTCGCCTATCTGACTTACATGGCTGAACGGCTGGAGCACATGCACCGGCTCTTGAAGCCGAGCGGCTCGCTGTACCTGCACTGCGACCCGACGGCGAGCCACTACCTGAAAGTGCTGTGCGACGCCGTGTTCGGGACGGACAACTTCCGCAACGAGATCACCTGGCGACGCTCCAATCCGAAGAGCCTCATTAAGATCAACTTCCCGAATTGCCGGGACACGATCCTCCGCTACAGCCGGACGGCAGACTGTTGCTTCAACATGGTGTACGGAGAGCACGACCCGGAGTATGTGAAGAGAGCGTATAGGCATCGAGACGCCCGAGGACGCTATCGGCTTCTTCCCCTCCTGAATCCAAACGACGACCGACCAAACCTGACCTACGAGTTTCTCGGCGTGACACGGGTCTGGCGATGGACTCGCGAGCGGATGCAGGCCGCCTACGACGATGGCATCGTCGTTCAGACCAAACCTGGCGCGGTTCCTCAGTACAAGAAATATCTCCACAAGTCGCGTGGTCGGACCGTCACGAACGATTGGCACGACATCCGACCGGTGGCGGGCAAGGAAGAACTCGGTTATCCGACGCAGAAGCCCCGTGCGCTCTTAGAGCGCATCATTGCCGCTTCCTCGAACGAGGGCGACTTCGTGCTGGATCCGTTCTGCGGATGCGGAACGACAGTTGATGCCGCGCGCCGATTGAAGCGTCGCTGGTGCGGCATCGACATCTCGGCGTTCGCTATCGACTTGGTGAAGGATCGGCGTCTAAGAGACCCGACGATTCCGACCCTCGGGATTCCCGCCGACTTGGCGAGCGCTCGGAAGCTCGCCGCCGAGCAACCGTTCGCGTTCGAGTCGTGGGCCGTCACCCGGCTACCGGGCTTTGCGCCTAATGACCGGCAACGCAGCGATGGTGGGGTCGACGGGCGCGCGACGCTGGCCGTCGCACCTGACGACGTCGATTCGAGGCTCGCCCTGGCGCAAGTCAAGGGCGGTCGCTCGTTCAAAGTGTCACACTTCCGGGACTTTCGGCACGTCATGGAACGTGAACGCGCTGCATTGGGTTGCTTCGTGACTCTCGAGCCGGCTCCAGCTCGTCCGAGGGCAGACGCAAAGACGGCGGGGCGTGTACACGTGGCCGGGCGGCCGTACGATCGGCTGCATCTGTGGTCGATGGCCGACTACTTCGATGGCCGTTGGCCGACGCTGCCGATCATGACTGATCCGTACTCGGGCCGACCACTCCATCAGACTGAGCTGTTCTGA
- a CDS encoding type II toxin-antitoxin system prevent-host-death family antitoxin, protein MTGAMRDVSTTEAKAHLAELLRAVEYGQTVAITRHGQTIAHLVPARTQDDEARKLAVESFRKRRRQWRRVRMTSEEIVAAIHEGRR, encoded by the coding sequence ATGACCGGTGCGATGCGGGACGTTTCCACAACCGAGGCCAAGGCCCACCTGGCAGAACTACTGCGGGCCGTGGAGTACGGCCAGACGGTGGCGATCACGCGTCACGGCCAGACCATCGCGCATCTGGTTCCGGCGCGGACTCAGGATGATGAGGCTCGGAAGTTGGCCGTGGAGAGCTTCCGGAAGCGCCGTCGGCAGTGGCGACGCGTCCGGATGACATCCGAGGAGATCGTCGCCGCCATTCACGAAGGCCGCCGCTAG
- a CDS encoding cytochrome P460 family protein encodes MRNIALATTLIGLVAALVLAAQDAKPSLDGMALPTYTSDGDLIRPDGYRTWVFVGASLGLSYDEDAAEREGPGAFTNVYIQPEAYRYFMATGEFPEGTMLPMDVFRPGSRESINQAGFFEKDFLGMEVAVKDSERYPEGWAYLSFRDRSGGLRESASAFPKERCYDCHAEHAATDNVFTQFYPVLQRED; translated from the coding sequence GTGCGCAACATCGCCCTGGCAACTACCCTCATCGGCCTGGTCGCCGCGCTAGTCCTGGCCGCGCAGGACGCCAAGCCGTCGCTCGACGGCATGGCCCTCCCCACCTACACCTCCGACGGCGACCTCATCCGCCCCGACGGCTACCGCACCTGGGTCTTCGTCGGAGCCTCGCTCGGCCTGAGCTACGACGAAGACGCCGCCGAGCGCGAAGGCCCGGGCGCCTTCACCAACGTCTACATCCAGCCCGAGGCATACCGCTACTTCATGGCGACCGGCGAGTTCCCCGAAGGAACCATGCTCCCCATGGACGTCTTTCGCCCCGGCTCCCGCGAGTCCATCAACCAGGCCGGCTTCTTCGAGAAGGACTTCCTGGGGATGGAGGTCGCGGTCAAGGACAGCGAGCGGTACCCCGAAGGCTGGGCCTACCTCAGCTTCCGCGACCGGTCCGGAGGGCTGAGGGAGTCGGCGTCAGCGTTCCCGAAGGAACGCTGCTACGACTGCCACGCGGAGCATGCTGCGACGGACAACGTGTTCACGCAGTTCTACCCGGTGTTGCAGCGGGAGGATTAG
- a CDS encoding tyrosine-type recombinase/integrase yields MPRRKLTAAFVRTVDRAGKYGDEHGLILRVRPTGSKHWIWRGTVGGRRVDLGLGAYPYTSLAEARQTAFEHRKCARAGGDPRSRARSVPTFADAADKVIAIHRPSWRPGSKSEGQWRASLTDYAIPSLGSKRVDQISTADVMGVLLPIWSTKAETARRLRQRVSAIMKWAIAQGYRPDNPAGEALGAALPKNSGQRAHFRALPHAEVAAAVQKVRTSQAWAGTKLALEFLVLTAGRSGEVRLTRWNEIDLETATWTVPPSRMKAGRQHRVPLSGRALELLQEARRTADRSGLVFPSNWHGRALSQSTLSKLLRDLSIPCVPHGFRTSFRTWCGEVGVAREVAEAALAHVVRNKVEAAYARGDLFEPRRPVMEAWSRYLEAAEGRDSRRTSRAEASAGPTTFSASSHALR; encoded by the coding sequence GTGCCAAGAAGGAAGCTGACGGCTGCCTTCGTCCGAACCGTCGACCGCGCCGGCAAGTACGGCGACGAGCACGGGCTCATACTACGGGTCCGGCCAACCGGCTCGAAGCATTGGATCTGGCGCGGAACCGTCGGCGGCCGGCGAGTCGATCTCGGCCTGGGCGCCTATCCATACACGAGCCTCGCTGAGGCACGCCAGACGGCCTTCGAGCATCGGAAGTGTGCTCGAGCCGGTGGAGATCCACGTTCCCGCGCACGTAGCGTCCCCACCTTCGCCGACGCAGCGGACAAGGTCATCGCCATCCACCGTCCCTCGTGGCGGCCGGGGAGCAAGAGCGAAGGCCAGTGGCGCGCGAGTCTCACCGACTACGCAATCCCGAGCTTGGGCAGCAAGCGCGTAGACCAGATATCGACGGCAGACGTGATGGGGGTCCTACTGCCGATCTGGAGCACCAAGGCCGAGACCGCACGGAGATTGCGGCAGCGGGTATCGGCGATCATGAAGTGGGCGATCGCACAGGGCTACCGTCCTGACAATCCGGCCGGTGAGGCCCTAGGCGCGGCGCTACCTAAGAACAGCGGCCAACGAGCGCACTTCCGAGCGCTTCCCCACGCCGAAGTCGCCGCGGCCGTTCAGAAGGTCCGCACCTCCCAAGCCTGGGCCGGCACCAAGCTCGCGTTGGAGTTCCTCGTCCTGACAGCAGGCCGTTCGGGCGAGGTGCGGCTTACCCGGTGGAACGAGATCGACCTTGAGACCGCTACGTGGACAGTCCCTCCCAGCCGAATGAAGGCCGGGCGCCAACATCGGGTCCCTCTCTCCGGCCGCGCCCTTGAACTGCTCCAGGAAGCGCGAAGAACAGCGGATCGTTCGGGCCTCGTCTTTCCCTCGAATTGGCACGGGCGCGCCCTCTCACAATCGACGCTGTCGAAGCTGCTGCGCGATCTCTCGATTCCATGCGTGCCCCACGGCTTCCGAACGTCCTTCAGGACATGGTGCGGCGAAGTCGGAGTAGCGCGGGAAGTGGCGGAGGCAGCCCTTGCGCATGTGGTCCGCAACAAGGTCGAAGCAGCCTACGCCAGGGGGGACCTCTTCGAGCCACGGCGACCAGTCATGGAAGCTTGGAGCCGGTACCTTGAAGCGGCTGAGGGCCGAGACTCGCGACGAACCTCGAGAGCGGAGGCGTCGGCCGGACCTACTACCTTCTCTGCCTCGTCCCATGCCTTGAGGTAG
- a CDS encoding HAMP domain-containing sensor histidine kinase — protein MAIKRILSREWSLPAEASGEFEIPRDTRTQIEKVAVERVTGQLLHEITPLVGLIATSARREVRAYEGSETQRHVGSLKGVLEAIEQLKRATTLPNPTEFDLAEWLEDLVWEVVGGEAVDVSLQGARPTLISSDPALLRLAVSNGMRNAVEAVTSSEAEEAHSIVVTWGETDVDYWVAVLDRGPGLVGPVESAFGVGQSSKKGHSGFGLAIARQAIETLGGTCTLERALGGGAWFELRWER, from the coding sequence TTGGCCATCAAGAGGATTCTGAGTAGAGAGTGGTCCCTGCCGGCAGAAGCCTCCGGTGAATTCGAGATTCCGCGGGATACGCGTACACAGATTGAGAAAGTGGCCGTGGAGCGCGTTACCGGGCAGCTACTTCACGAGATTACGCCACTTGTCGGACTCATAGCTACTTCCGCACGACGGGAAGTTCGGGCATACGAAGGTTCTGAGACCCAGAGGCACGTGGGTTCTCTCAAGGGGGTCCTAGAGGCAATTGAGCAATTGAAACGTGCGACGACGCTCCCGAACCCGACGGAGTTCGACCTTGCCGAATGGCTAGAGGACCTCGTGTGGGAGGTGGTCGGTGGTGAAGCTGTGGATGTCTCGCTTCAGGGCGCTCGCCCCACGCTGATTAGCTCCGACCCAGCGCTGCTGCGCCTGGCTGTCTCGAACGGCATGAGGAACGCCGTTGAGGCTGTCACGAGTTCGGAGGCTGAGGAGGCGCACTCCATAGTTGTGACTTGGGGTGAGACAGACGTCGACTATTGGGTCGCGGTTCTTGACCGCGGTCCCGGACTGGTCGGTCCTGTGGAGTCTGCGTTTGGTGTGGGTCAGTCCAGTAAGAAGGGGCACAGCGGCTTCGGACTGGCTATCGCTCGACAGGCGATCGAGACCTTGGGTGGCACGTGCACGCTCGAGCGCGCATTGGGAGGAGGAGCGTGGTTCGAGCTGCGCTGGGAGCGATGA
- a CDS encoding response regulator — MTLHLLIVEDDDDFVEELQRTVEDLPGEAEACVVGSRDDAYEALTSSFFDLVILDLKIPTVKGALDADPQHGYAVFNKIRTAAPGTPVLVLTGSPAEDFLVNHAMKSQQQVDIWSEGKKRGTIRFLTKYHFDQCPEMLGAVAKAIEGLASVEVEGTDVDLRVPEDRLVRIFAKRLRGVRCAVSELGSGLSGARVLRLRVTDRQGVLLHDAVGKLSTHEDVRREGACYDLDVIRLAPAATPRKLATLEYGAHSLAGVFFGLAEGADESVFEIARAFPGRAKEIVQSLEVAMRNWIEGVPETRSTIKNVRRRLLSDQLFDRVLETFGSDWVQDFERRKIQVRLGCSHGDLHGKNVLVSPSRTELIDYADVGEGVASLDAVTLELSLLFHPDGPGRHGTWPSGKQARAWGTLDVYLDQCPFPEFVRECRAWALRSAAGSREVAAAAYGYLVRQLTYEDTDKERALALLEGVRTFYEGCT, encoded by the coding sequence ATGACGCTGCACTTGCTCATTGTTGAGGACGACGATGACTTCGTTGAGGAGTTACAGCGGACCGTGGAGGACCTTCCGGGCGAAGCAGAGGCTTGCGTAGTAGGTAGTCGAGATGACGCGTACGAGGCGCTGACGTCCTCGTTCTTCGATCTCGTGATCCTAGATCTGAAGATACCGACAGTGAAAGGAGCTCTCGACGCGGATCCGCAGCACGGTTATGCCGTCTTCAACAAGATCCGTACTGCGGCTCCAGGCACACCGGTTTTGGTGTTGACGGGCTCTCCTGCCGAGGACTTCCTCGTAAACCACGCTATGAAGAGTCAGCAGCAGGTCGACATTTGGAGCGAGGGGAAGAAGCGAGGAACTATTCGGTTTCTCACGAAGTACCACTTTGATCAGTGCCCCGAGATGCTCGGCGCCGTTGCCAAGGCTATCGAGGGGCTTGCCAGTGTCGAGGTGGAGGGCACGGATGTGGACCTGCGGGTCCCTGAGGATCGGCTAGTCCGGATCTTCGCGAAGAGGTTGAGAGGCGTGCGCTGCGCGGTATCGGAGCTTGGGAGCGGTCTGTCGGGTGCCCGTGTTCTTAGGCTCCGCGTTACGGATCGGCAAGGTGTGTTGCTGCATGATGCGGTGGGAAAGCTCTCTACACACGAAGACGTGCGAAGGGAAGGTGCCTGCTACGACCTGGATGTGATTCGGCTCGCGCCCGCGGCGACGCCGCGAAAGCTCGCTACTCTTGAATACGGAGCGCATAGCCTCGCAGGTGTGTTTTTCGGTCTTGCCGAGGGGGCGGACGAGTCCGTCTTCGAGATCGCTCGGGCGTTTCCTGGGAGGGCCAAAGAGATAGTTCAGAGCTTAGAAGTGGCGATGAGGAACTGGATTGAGGGAGTTCCAGAGACTCGAAGCACGATCAAGAATGTGAGACGGCGGCTCCTTAGTGACCAGTTGTTCGACAGAGTACTAGAGACTTTCGGTTCGGACTGGGTGCAGGATTTCGAAAGACGGAAGATACAAGTGCGACTAGGCTGTAGCCACGGCGACCTACATGGAAAGAACGTCCTTGTTTCGCCCTCAAGAACGGAGCTAATCGACTATGCGGATGTTGGAGAGGGCGTGGCCAGTCTAGATGCCGTGACTCTTGAGTTGAGCCTGCTCTTTCATCCCGACGGGCCAGGAAGGCACGGCACTTGGCCGTCCGGCAAGCAGGCGAGAGCTTGGGGGACTTTGGACGTTTATCTAGACCAGTGCCCGTTCCCGGAGTTTGTGCGGGAGTGTCGAGCATGGGCGCTCCGTTCGGCTGCCGGTAGCAGGGAAGTTGCAGCGGCGGCGTATGGCTATCTAGTAAGGCAGTTAACGTACGAGGACACGGACAAGGAGCGGGCACTGGCCTTGCTTGAGGGCGTGAGGACTTTCTACGAGGGGTGCACGTGA